One Gemmatimonadota bacterium genomic window carries:
- a CDS encoding M67 family metallopeptidase, whose product MAARFYGVAMFDKAIWDAMFVHAQREYPAECCGIVTEDASGVQTIHPCENIQDKLHAADPETHPRTSRTAYRMNDMHVMKIQSEAEQAGGRIVAIYHSHIDVDAYFSQEDQDAATFFGEPAYPGVVYPIIPVKNARVDVGGEKVFQWRDSSSKFEEVEIK is encoded by the coding sequence TTGGGATGCCATGTTTGTCCACGCACAGCGGGAATATCCGGCTGAATGTTGTGGTATTGTGACCGAAGATGCTTCGGGGGTGCAGACGATTCATCCGTGTGAGAATATCCAGGACAAGTTGCACGCTGCCGATCCCGAGACCCATCCGCGTACTTCCAGGACGGCCTATCGCATGAACGATATGCATGTGATGAAAATCCAATCGGAGGCGGAACAAGCGGGCGGGCGGATTGTCGCGATCTATCATTCGCATATCGATGTGGATGCTTATTTTTCTCAAGAGGATCAAGATGCGGCGACATTTTTTGGTGAACCAGCCTATCCGGGCGTGGTTTATCCCATTATTCCCGTAAAAAATGCCCGGGTGGATGTCGGCGGAGAAAAAGTTTTTCAATGGCGTGATTCGTCGTCAAAATTTGAGGAAGTGGAGATTAAGTAA
- a CDS encoding MoaD/ThiS family protein, which yields MAVTVRIPTPLRKFTGDQSDVEVQGATVGEALDNLEAQHAGIKEHMVDESGAIRRFVNVYVNEEDIRFLDGPDTDLRDGDQVTIVPAIAGGCSF from the coding sequence ATGGCTGTAACAGTTCGGATTCCAACGCCTCTGCGCAAGTTTACAGGTGATCAATCCGATGTAGAAGTGCAGGGCGCGACGGTTGGGGAAGCTCTCGATAATCTCGAAGCACAGCATGCGGGTATTAAGGAGCACATGGTCGATGAGTCGGGTGCTATTCGACGCTTTGTCAATGTGTATGTCAACGAAGAGGATATTCGTTTTCTGGATGGACCCGATACTGATCTCAGAGATGGCGATCAGGTGACTATTGTGCCTGCGATTGCCGGCGGGTGTTCCTTTTAA